Proteins from one Physeter macrocephalus isolate SW-GA chromosome 16, ASM283717v5, whole genome shotgun sequence genomic window:
- the LOC114487945 gene encoding proline-rich protein HaeIII subfamily 1-like has translation MTFFLTSFMLAQMSLTTSPEGPFLRFRPKLQAPLWQPPRVRAELHRAAAPQARGLGGPGGRPGGPFPAGVRAGQPKRPRRPPPAASPAPSAPEGWLPKSLPLPALRLTSSGSRCSGDRAQRPVPKERTTLLGTHRHPCPLSRPLGISSGLRARTVSATPDQGAEGEAGRCPECPLPPDRLDLREGLAPQGGESRPSPVGTVALAVGGQCCEAPPPERASVLRGG, from the exons ATGAccttcttcctcacttccttcatgTTGGCTCAAATGTCACTCA CGACTTCGCCTGAAGGACCCTTCCTTCGATTTCGCCCAAAACTGCAGGCGCCGCTCTGGCAGCCTCCCAGGGTCCGTGCCGAGCTGCACCGGGCGGCCGCGCCCCAGGCCAGGGGCTTGGGCGGGCCGGGCGGGAGGCCGGGCGGGCCCTTCCCCGCAGGCGTTCGCGCCGGGCAGCCCAAGCGGCCGCGAAGGCCCCCGCCCGCCGCTTCTCCCGCCCCCTCCGCCCCAGAGGGCTGGCTGCCTAAGTCCCTCCCGCTCCCGGCTCTCCGCCTCACTAGCAGCGGCTCTCGGTGCAGCGGGGACCGGGCGCAGCGGCCTGTGCCCAAGGAGCGCACGACACTGCTCGGAACGCACCGCCACCCTTGCCCCCTCAGCCGCCCACTCGGGATCTCCAGCGGCCTCCGCGCGCGCACGGTGAGCGCCACCCCGGACCAAGGCGCTGAAGGGGAAGCGGGCCGCTGCCCGGAGTGTCCTTTACCTCCGGATCGGCTGGATCTTCGCGAGGGGCTCGCTCCTCaa GGCGGCGAAAGCCGGCCCTCCCCGGTGGGGACCGTTGCTTTGGCCGTTGGCGGCCAGTGCTgcgaggccccgcccccggagCGAGCCTCGGTGCTCCGGGGCGGGTAG